CCACTGCATCGGAAAGGGAATCGATCTGAACAAGATGATGGCAGAACTTCTGGGAAAAGAAACAGGATACTGCAAAGGAAAGGGCGGCTCCATGCACATCGCCGACCTGACCCGAGGAAACATTGGAGCCAACGGAGTGGTCGGCGGAGGTCACGCCATCTCGGTAGGAGCAGCACTGACCTTGAGAATGAAGAAGCAGGATAATGTGGTGCTGTGCTTCTTCGGAGACGGAGCATCCAACGAAGGAAGCTTTCATGAAGCGCTGAACCTGGCGTCAGTGTGGAAGCTGCCGGTAATCTTCCTGTGTGAAAATAACCTGTATGGAATGTCGGTTCCGGTAAGCAAATCCATGAACGTGCAGGATGTAGCGGTAAGAGCAGCGGCTTATGGAATCGAGGGGCGTGTGGTGGATGGAAACGACGCCATCGCAGTATATCATGCAGTAAAAGAAGCGAAAGAATACGTAAAAGAAAACGGACCGATCCTCATCGAGGCAAAGACATACCGCTGGCTGGGCCATTCCAAGAGCGATGCCAACGTGTATCGAACCAAGGAAGAGATCGCATCGTGGAAAGAAAAGTGCCCCATCAAGAGGCTGAGAAAGTACCTGGAAGAAGCAGGCATCAGCACAGCAGAAGAGCTGGACAGCATTGAAAAACAAGCCAAAGAGGACATCGATAAGGCGGTGGAGTTTGCCCAAAACAGCCCTTACCCCTCACTGGATACCATAATGGACGACGTATACGCATAAAAAGGACAGAATACGAAGGCAAAATGAGAAGCAGAGAGAAGTCCGGAAGGAAATGCAGCAGAAGCCTTCAGAAAGGAAGAAAGAAAATGAGTGAAATAACATACGCACAGGCGATCAAAGAAGCAATGAGCGAGGAAATGAGACGGGACGAGAACGTGTTCCTGATGGGAGAAGACGTAGGACTCTATGGAGGAGCCTTCGGCGTATCCGTAGGAATGTTTGAAGAATTCGGAGAAGAGAGAGTAAGAGATACGCCGATCTCCGAGGCAGTAATCGCCGGAGCAGCGGCCGGAGCAGCAGTAACAGGAATGCGTCCCATCGCAGAAATTATGTTCAGTGACTTTACGACGATCTCCATGGATCAGCTGGTGAACCAGGCAGCCAAGATGAGATACATGTTCGGAGGAAAGGCGAAAGTACCGATGGTGCTGAGAACACCGGGAGGATCAGGAACCGGAGCAGCAGCCCAGCACTCCCAGAGTCTGGAAGCATGGTTCTGCCATGTACCAGGGCTGAAGGTGGTAATTCCCTCCACACCATATGATGCAAAGGGATTACTGAAGGCCGCAATCCGGGATGATAACCCTGTGATCTTCATCGAGCAGAAGCTTCTTTACCGGAGAAAGGGAG
This genomic window from Clostridiales bacterium contains:
- a CDS encoding thiamine pyrophosphate-dependent dehydrogenase E1 component subunit alpha, producing MTEKELDAAQQGKGQETLSKELLEDMYIKMLHTRLFEEKVAYFFSMGMVHGTTHLYVGEEASAVGACSALEVEDLITSTHRGHGHCIGKGIDLNKMMAELLGKETGYCKGKGGSMHIADLTRGNIGANGVVGGGHAISVGAALTLRMKKQDNVVLCFFGDGASNEGSFHEALNLASVWKLPVIFLCENNLYGMSVPVSKSMNVQDVAVRAAAYGIEGRVVDGNDAIAVYHAVKEAKEYVKENGPILIEAKTYRWLGHSKSDANVYRTKEEIASWKEKCPIKRLRKYLEEAGISTAEELDSIEKQAKEDIDKAVEFAQNSPYPSLDTIMDDVYA
- a CDS encoding alpha-ketoacid dehydrogenase subunit beta, translating into MSEITYAQAIKEAMSEEMRRDENVFLMGEDVGLYGGAFGVSVGMFEEFGEERVRDTPISEAVIAGAAAGAAVTGMRPIAEIMFSDFTTISMDQLVNQAAKMRYMFGGKAKVPMVLRTPGGSGTGAAAQHSQSLEAWFCHVPGLKVVIPSTPYDAKGLLKAAIRDDNPVIFIEQKLLYRRKGEVPEGDYIIELGKADVKREGKDVTIISYGRMIPPCLKVAEELAAEGIDVEVVDPRTLLPLDKDTLIQSAKKTGRVLIVHEAVQTGGFGGEIAAVLADSEAFYYLDAPIKRLGGLDIPIPYCPELEKNAVPTEEKIKEAIKTLMKGSAKA